A part of Toxotes jaculatrix isolate fToxJac2 chromosome 24, fToxJac2.pri, whole genome shotgun sequence genomic DNA contains:
- the alg11 gene encoding GDP-Man:Man(3)GlcNAc(2)-PP-Dol alpha-1,2-mannosyltransferase codes for MSGHDQLVHCLCELTRLLWKLLLPLVFLCVLLIAVLVLLVLAVRFWLQSNRNARRARDGRPTVAFFHPYCNAGGGGERVLWCAIRALQNRYTDINFVVYTGDLGVTGQQILDGARRRFNIVLPRPVHFVFLRHRLLVEPSLFPHFTLLGQSVGSIFLGWEALTEFVPDLYIDSMGYAFTLPLFRYLGGCSVGSYVHYPTISTDMLSVVRERNPRFNNPDYVSNSLFLSAFKVVYYCLFALLYGMAGSCSDLIMVNSSWTLDHILSLWRAPNRTSVVYPPCDVSAFLDIPLEDDGAKKCHSIVSIGQFRPEKDHRLQIRAFKKLLDRRRAGAGGREAVKLVLIGGCRNQEDEDRVLMLRGLCQELGVADKVEFKLNIPFEELKREMGEATIGLHTMWNEHFGIGVVECMAAGKVILAHKSGGPKLDIVVPFEGGQTGFLADDEDSYAEAIERILALPSASRLQLRSNARQSVARFSDQEFDACFLAAMEPLMGTIER; via the exons ATGTCGGGTCACGATCAGCTGGTccactgtttgtgtgaattAACGAG GTTGCTGTGGAAGTTGCTGCTGCCCCtggtgttcctgtgtgtgttgctgatcGCTGTCCTGGTCCTGTTGGTGCTGGCGGTGCGTTTCTGGCTACAGAGCAACAGGAACGCCCGGCGGGCGAGAGATGGCCGCCCCACGGTGGCCTTCTTCCACCCTTACTGTAATGCCGGTGGTGGGGGAGAGAGGGTGCTCTGGTGTGCCATCAGGGCACTACAGAACAG GTACACAGACATCAACTTCGTGGTGTACACGGGGGACCTGGGTGTGACGGGCCAGCAGATTCTGGACGGGGCGCGGCGGCGTTTCAACATTGTGCTCCCGCGGCCGGTTCACTTCGTGTTCCTGAGGCACCGGCTGCTCGTGGAGCCCAGCCTGTTTCCTCACTTCACCCTGCTGGGACAGAGCGTGGGCTCCATCTTTCTGGGATGGGAGGCGCTGACAGAGTTTGTCCCAGACCTTTACATCGACTCCATGGGCTACGCCTTCACTCTGCCCCTGTTCCGGTACTTGGGAGGCTGTAGCGTGGGGAGCTATGTTCACTACCCCACCATCAGCACTGACATGCTGTCTGTAGTCAGAGAGAGGAACCCCAG GTTCAACAACCCAGACTACGTCTCCAACAGTCTGTTCCTGAGTGCCTTCAAGGTGGTCTACTACTGCCTGTTCGCCCTGCTGTACGGCATGGCCGGCTCCTGCAGCGACCTCATCATGGTCAACTCCTCCTGGACCCTCGATCATATCCTGTCACTGTGGCGCGCTCCCAACCGCACCAGTGTGGTCTACCCGCCCTGCGACGTCAGCGCCTTCTTGGACATCCCGCTGGAAGACGATGGGGCCAAGAAGTGCCACTCGATCGTCTCCATCGGGCAGTTCAGGCCTGAGAAGGACCACCGGCTGCAGATCAGAGCTTTCAAGAAGCTGTTGGACAGGAGGAGGGCCGGTGCTGGGGGCAGGGAGGCAGTGAAACTGGTTCTGATTGGTGGATGCAGGAACCAGGAGGATGAGGATAGGGTGCTCATGTTGAGGGGGCTGTGCCAGGAGCTGGGCGTAGCTGACAAAGTGGAGTTTAAACTGAACATACCCTTTGAGGAGctgaagagagagatgggggaagCCACCATCGGACTTCATACCATGTGGAACGAACACTTTGGAATAG GTGTTGTGGAGTGCATGGCAGCAGGGAAGGTCATTCTGGCCCACAAGTCTGGGGGCCCCAAGCTGGACATCGTGGTACCTTTCGAGGGGGGCCAGACCGGCTTCCTGGCTGACGATGAGGACAGTTACGCGGAGGCGATAGAGAGGATTCTGGCTCTGCCTTCTGCCAGCCGGCTGCAGCTCAGGAGCAACGCCCGTCAGTCAGTGGCTCGCTTCTCAGATCAGGAGTTTGACGCTTGCTTCCTCGCTGCCATGGAGCCTCTGATGGGAACAATCGAACGATGA